ATGTGCAAAATTTGAGCCATCACTAAAATGTTTCATTGatgaatattgaatttcagGGGCAACCATATAGACCTGTACAAAAGCGGTCGGTAACTCAGTTGCATCCTATGGATCCTAAGCGAGAGTTAGCCGAAAGCCTTCCACTGTGTCTTGGAAATGAAGACTATCTCAAAGATTTTCAACCATTGTCAAGTGAGTTAAAAGAGAACAAAGTCGTTATGATTTGTGTACTTGGCCTCGTTATAAgtttgtgattttgaaaactgaataacaggagaaaaattacttgttatttcataatttctatcCTTCATTTGCACGTTTTCAAGAACATTGCACAAAATTGACTAAGTGatattttgagtaaaattttcaaggaaTTGTATGGAGGATAaatattgcagaaaaaaattaaccacgTAATTACATGCAACAAAGTGTAGGCAATTTCTAAAAATGTTGGGGGTAAATTTTGTTTTGGATCATTTTGTACTCTCCAGTTTGTTTCAATCTCCATTGATGGAAGGATAGGCTGTCATTTTTTCGGCAATATCCAATTAGAATTGATCATAAAcatggaatgaaatttttacattaaagTCTACTTTGttaaaacgatttttaaaagtgtaTCTCTATTTTGTAATATTACAGAAGACTCTGAAACTGACAGTACGAAGGAACCACATAGTAAACAACCAGACGAATCAGCAAAGATCAAAATTGTTCATTTTGGacttttgtaaaatttgatgCGATTCAACACTTAcacatattcaattttaatattgtaataaagaactgtttaaatttaatacaaaaaCGTTGAGGCTTGATGATCATTAAAATAGCGCATTAGGTTGTTTCATTGTCACGTActagtatacatataacgtgGTTTCATTTCACGTTTTAATACACATATCAtgaattcatatttttaaatagtaTTACCAATATAGGTTAGGAATTAAATGTAATTATATGACTGTAATGACCGCTAACTGCCAGTGAAGCTGTATTATTATGTTATTGCTATGTGTCcgtatattttgtatttttattgatcgcaaataaacatatttttaatagaTCTATTCAGTTGAGATATTTCGTACAAAAAGTGCCCGAAAAGGACTGTGAGAAAAGTAATTCCGTATAACGTAAATTATTTATCTAGCTTTTATTTAACGAtgagtataatataatactaaTATTTTGTACACAATAAGCTTTTAGATATATTTTAAaaaccttttttcttttttcccgtGGTTTTGCCAACCATATCTAGCTGTTCCTTAAGTTCCATAAGGTCTTTATTCGGAACATGTCTAATTTCTTCGTGCTCTGGTTCATGTTTTACTACATTAACTGTTACCCCTTCTGGAAGGCTTGCGTCTATCATTCGAAGAAGAATAGGGTACAGAGTCGAAGGTGGTTGAACCACTTGTATACTTCTGAAATATGTCTTCAATTTATATTCAGAATCAATCACAGTACTCCTCGGCTTGAACTTTTGTATAATCTCATGTTTTGGTGGTAGGGCccagctgaaattttttttacacccattAACAATCTTCGATCAagtattatacaattatacgtATTGCTAATTTATCCACGTCGCAAGTGTGAAA
The Neodiprion lecontei isolate iyNeoLeco1 chromosome 3, iyNeoLeco1.1, whole genome shotgun sequence DNA segment above includes these coding regions:
- the LOC107224750 gene encoding 39S ribosomal protein L48, mitochondrial gives rise to the protein MALRMLRKVVKSTLRTQVGSSFCRAYSLYEPDYLEVGKSKIPMHDVLNIQLTAYNFCTLESYHHFLDNLIQDMGIEVETSWALPPKHEIIQKFKPRSTVIDSEYKLKTYFRSIQVVQPPSTLYPILLRMIDASLPEGVTVNVVKHEPEHEEIRHVPNKDLMELKEQLDMVGKTTGKKKKGF